A window from Polaromonas naphthalenivorans CJ2 encodes these proteins:
- a CDS encoding DUF736 domain-containing protein, protein MANIGTFTADKDGFTGTLRTLTLNVKVKFIQNDKTSENAPDYRIQAANGLEVGAAWKKISQAERPYLSASLDDPSFPATVYARLIEGEDGTHNLIWSRSKGD, encoded by the coding sequence ATGGCTAACATCGGCACCTTCACCGCAGACAAAGACGGCTTCACCGGCACGCTTCGCACCCTGACGCTCAACGTCAAGGTCAAATTCATCCAGAACGACAAGACCAGCGAGAACGCTCCCGACTACCGCATCCAGGCAGCCAACGGGCTGGAAGTCGGCGCAGCATGGAAGAAAATCAGCCAGGCCGAGCGGCCTTACCTGTCGGCGAGCCTGGACGATCCTTCGTTCCCGGCCACCGTCTACGCCCGCCTCATCGAAGGCGAGGACGGCACGCACAACCTGATCTGGTCGCGCAGCAAGGGCGACTGA
- a CDS encoding helix-turn-helix domain-containing protein, producing MQKRSIQRGRPAGATTFEAEPAQAFGAAVRALRTEQGVAQETLAHLAGIERSHMGKIERGEHMPTLAIILKIARALGCSSADLMTATESRLTASEPEH from the coding sequence ATGCAGAAGCGATCAATCCAGCGTGGCCGCCCGGCCGGCGCCACCACATTCGAGGCCGAACCGGCACAAGCCTTCGGCGCCGCGGTGCGCGCGCTGAGAACAGAGCAAGGGGTTGCCCAGGAGACGCTCGCCCACCTGGCGGGCATCGAACGCTCGCACATGGGCAAGATTGAGCGCGGCGAACACATGCCCACGCTGGCGATCATTCTCAAGATCGCACGGGCGCTGGGTTGCAGTTCGGCCGACTTGATGACGGCGACGGAAAGCCGTCTGACTGCTTCCGAGCCGGAGCACTGA
- a CDS encoding DUF2958 domain-containing protein: MTQSLITDEQRAQLLANSRASAEGQDIDPTPVVKLFTPDAHATWLLTELDPEDGDTAFGLCDVGIGMPELGNVRISELASIVGPLKLPIERDLYFVAQRTLSDYARLARINGSIID; encoded by the coding sequence ATGACCCAATCTCTTATCACCGACGAACAACGCGCCCAACTGCTCGCCAATAGCCGAGCCAGTGCCGAAGGCCAGGACATTGACCCGACGCCCGTCGTCAAGCTGTTCACCCCGGACGCGCACGCGACCTGGCTGCTCACCGAACTCGATCCCGAGGATGGCGATACGGCCTTTGGCCTGTGCGATGTCGGAATCGGCATGCCCGAGCTGGGCAACGTGCGGATATCCGAGCTGGCGTCCATCGTCGGACCGTTGAAGCTGCCCATCGAGCGGGATCTGTATTTCGTTGCGCAGCGCACACTGTCAGACTATGCGCGGCTCGCCCGCATCAACGGTTCGATCATCGACTGA
- a CDS encoding DUF2285 domain-containing protein produces MAELSSDHWRPSAAYLYVLHLDGPALAWEYLRRDLDYRRDWLRRQRHPEVAQRWGLRLLEDPGQDARDAHPAWFPDHDTVVQLYPDADPPPNAGLFEFWRIPGHKQLIHDGRRLVLIVRQPGCCLRMALAPALEDGMAYVYAIRACQAPCVRYRALAGELNKLQEASNTTPAGVVKPRPSPSSLLELHTLQALDGTLAGASLRTVADVLFGPDAVAEGWHADGDLRARVRRLVQRGKKLMRGGYRRLAQLPPLEQGRFASDAKRP; encoded by the coding sequence ATGGCAGAGTTGAGTTCCGATCATTGGCGTCCGAGCGCCGCGTATCTCTATGTCCTGCACCTGGACGGCCCGGCCTTGGCCTGGGAATACCTGCGGCGCGACCTGGACTACCGGCGCGACTGGCTACGCCGTCAGCGCCACCCCGAGGTGGCGCAGCGCTGGGGCCTGCGCCTGCTGGAAGATCCCGGCCAGGATGCGCGGGACGCGCACCCGGCCTGGTTCCCCGACCACGATACCGTGGTGCAGCTCTATCCCGATGCTGATCCGCCACCCAATGCCGGCCTCTTCGAATTCTGGCGCATTCCCGGCCACAAGCAACTGATCCATGACGGCCGGCGCCTGGTGCTGATCGTTCGGCAACCGGGCTGCTGCCTGCGTATGGCGCTCGCGCCCGCGCTGGAGGACGGCATGGCTTACGTCTACGCCATCCGCGCCTGCCAAGCTCCTTGCGTCCGCTATCGCGCGCTGGCGGGCGAACTGAACAAGCTGCAGGAGGCCAGCAACACCACGCCTGCGGGAGTGGTCAAACCGCGTCCATCCCCGTCGTCATTGCTGGAACTACACACCCTACAGGCGCTCGACGGCACCCTGGCGGGTGCGTCTTTGCGCACGGTGGCCGACGTGCTGTTCGGCCCCGATGCCGTGGCCGAGGGCTGGCACGCTGATGGCGATCTGCGCGCCCGCGTGCGCCGCTTGGTGCAACGCGGGAAAAAGCTGATGCGCGGCGGCTATCGCCGCCTCGCACAGCTTCCGCCGCTTGAGCAGGGACGTTTTGCATCGGACGCAAAACGTCCCTGA
- a CDS encoding helix-turn-helix domain-containing protein → MRPVPLRPAAAPAATQQPAQPVRYLTNDEAAEFLRLSPRTLEKQRVIGGGPRFRKFGRRVMYAVADLETWADARSFEATSDPEYAERHSGDSRDGQHGRR, encoded by the coding sequence ATGAGACCAGTCCCCTTGCGGCCCGCTGCCGCACCCGCTGCCACGCAGCAACCCGCACAGCCTGTGCGCTACCTGACCAACGACGAGGCCGCCGAGTTCCTGCGGCTGTCGCCGCGCACATTGGAAAAACAGCGCGTGATCGGCGGCGGGCCGCGCTTCCGCAAGTTCGGTCGACGTGTCATGTACGCGGTGGCCGACCTCGAAACCTGGGCGGATGCCCGTAGCTTCGAGGCCACTTCCGACCCCGAATACGCCGAGCGCCACTCTGGCGACAGCCGCGATGGTCAGCATGGTCGCCGCTGA
- a CDS encoding replication initiator protein A — protein MSSPSLLPAQTMQQHEQLDLFRALPGDMAPRDAQDLMAYPFFSLAKSRRIAPIDFRSGGVTVRVEGTAEHGIATIWDADILIWAASQIVEARDAGIRSSRRMQATPYEILRFIGRGTSLHDYQRLKAALDRLQSTSVATSIRETTGRRLHRFSWINEWKERADSKGVPLGLELILPDWFYAGVLDEALVLTIDPAYFKLTGGIERWLYRLVRKHGGKQPGGWQFDFPHLHRKSGSSARFSDFAYDLRALVARQSLPGYTLSIERLPGEPEILAFRPVPQTARG, from the coding sequence ATGTCCAGCCCATCGCTGCTGCCAGCGCAGACTATGCAGCAGCACGAACAGCTCGACCTGTTTCGCGCGCTGCCGGGCGACATGGCGCCGCGCGACGCCCAGGACTTGATGGCCTATCCGTTCTTCTCGCTAGCCAAGTCGCGGCGTATTGCGCCGATCGACTTTCGTTCCGGCGGCGTAACCGTGCGCGTGGAAGGCACGGCCGAGCATGGCATCGCCACGATCTGGGATGCCGATATCCTGATCTGGGCCGCCAGCCAGATCGTGGAAGCGCGGGATGCTGGCATTCGCAGTTCGCGCCGGATGCAAGCCACTCCCTACGAGATCCTGCGCTTCATCGGGCGCGGTACGTCGCTGCACGACTACCAGCGCCTGAAGGCGGCGCTGGACCGCTTGCAGTCCACCAGCGTGGCGACTTCGATCCGGGAAACAACAGGCAGACGCCTGCACCGCTTCTCGTGGATCAACGAGTGGAAGGAGCGGGCCGACAGCAAGGGGGTTCCGCTGGGCCTCGAATTGATTCTGCCGGACTGGTTCTATGCCGGCGTGCTGGACGAAGCCCTGGTACTGACCATCGACCCGGCGTATTTCAAGCTCACGGGCGGTATCGAGCGCTGGCTGTACCGCCTGGTGCGCAAACACGGTGGCAAACAGCCCGGTGGCTGGCAGTTCGACTTCCCGCACCTGCACCGCAAATCGGGCAGCTCGGCACGCTTCTCGGACTTCGCCTACGACCTGCGTGCCTTGGTGGCACGGCAGTCGTTGCCGGGTTACACCCTGAGCATCGAGCGATTGCCGGGAGAGCCGGAAATCCTGGCTTTCCGGCCCGTGCCGCAAACGGCACGGGGATAA
- the parA gene encoding ParA family partition ATPase, translating to MIIALLNQKGGVGKTTLATHIAGELAMQGKQVILLDADPQGSSLDWTQRRSQQGLPRLFSAVGLARETLHQEAPELARRCDHIVIDGPPRIAALARSALLAADCVLIPVQPSPYDVWASAEMVALIREAQVFRPTLRAAFVINRRVSTTVIGREARNSLADQPLPALRAEIRQRIVFADSVAAGRLARELVPDSAAAREITALVDELLRWSP from the coding sequence ATGATCATCGCCTTGCTCAACCAAAAAGGCGGGGTCGGCAAGACCACGCTCGCCACCCACATCGCCGGTGAACTAGCGATGCAGGGCAAGCAAGTCATCCTGCTGGATGCCGATCCGCAAGGGTCATCCCTGGATTGGACACAACGGCGCAGCCAGCAAGGGCTGCCCAGATTGTTCAGCGCAGTCGGCTTGGCAAGGGAAACCCTGCACCAGGAAGCGCCAGAACTGGCCAGGCGCTGCGATCACATCGTTATTGATGGTCCACCCAGAATCGCCGCACTCGCGCGCTCCGCGCTGCTGGCGGCCGACTGCGTGCTGATCCCGGTGCAACCCAGTCCTTACGACGTTTGGGCCAGCGCCGAGATGGTGGCGTTGATCCGCGAGGCCCAGGTCTTCAGGCCAACGCTGCGCGCGGCCTTCGTCATCAACCGGCGGGTCAGTACCACGGTCATCGGGCGCGAGGCGCGCAACTCGCTCGCCGATCAACCGCTGCCAGCACTGCGTGCGGAGATTCGCCAGCGTATCGTCTTTGCCGACAGCGTGGCCGCTGGTCGGCTTGCACGCGAACTGGTGCCGGACAGCGCTGCCGCGCGTGAGATCACTGCGTTGGTTGATGAGCTGCTGCGGTGGTCGCCATGA
- a CDS encoding DUF2840 domain-containing protein produces MNTNTQVQPTTSAAAPPPSLPALTGQVGNVPLTRVALAYVDKRINLYLRFGNPARTIQLDRWRRSAVFLPAFIFCRIRWESNDYGTTRWQLMVMQACTPLDAVQRIPGIHPGARILLHAEGERQVQAVLPLIDAIEALGIAPIDVSPAYWRTLGNRLSAHLALPQYTAERHAAWLAGKELQ; encoded by the coding sequence ATGAATACAAACACGCAGGTCCAACCAACAACAAGCGCGGCTGCGCCACCGCCATCGCTGCCCGCACTTACCGGCCAAGTCGGCAATGTGCCGCTGACCCGCGTGGCACTCGCTTACGTGGACAAGCGCATCAACCTCTATCTGCGCTTCGGCAACCCGGCGCGCACTATCCAGCTCGACCGCTGGCGGCGCAGCGCGGTGTTCCTGCCGGCGTTCATCTTCTGCCGCATCCGCTGGGAGTCCAACGACTACGGTACGACCCGCTGGCAGCTCATGGTGATGCAGGCCTGCACGCCGCTGGACGCAGTGCAGCGCATTCCCGGCATACACCCCGGCGCGCGCATCCTGCTGCACGCCGAAGGTGAACGACAGGTGCAGGCCGTGCTGCCATTGATAGACGCCATCGAAGCACTGGGTATCGCCCCCATCGACGTGTCGCCAGCGTACTGGCGCACGCTGGGCAACCGTCTCTCCGCACACCTGGCGCTGCCGCAATACACCGCCGAGCGGCATGCCGCCTGGCTCGCCGGGAAGGAATTGCAATGA